In a single window of the Centropristis striata isolate RG_2023a ecotype Rhode Island chromosome 18, C.striata_1.0, whole genome shotgun sequence genome:
- the agbl5 gene encoding cytosolic carboxypeptidase-like protein 5, producing the protein MEARFGNIVFSSKFDSGNLARVEKVDKGSSSPPTEVAPSGSALPGSNLSPDYEFNVWTQPDCGGTEHENGNRSWFYFSVRGAAPGKILKINVMNMNNQRKLYSQGMAPLVRTLPGKNRWERIRDRPTCEIVDNQFILSFTHRLLETRGATTYFSFCFPFSYSECQDMLQQFDKSYPNAAELSPSSAADSVYYHRELLCQSLDGNRVDLLTVTNCNGMQEEREPRLPKLFPDTNTPRPHRFPSKRVFFLSSRVHPGETPSSFVFNGFLNFILRRDDPRAHVLRNMFVFKLIPMLNPDGVVRGHYRTDSRGVNLNRQYLNPSPELHPSIYAAKTLLLYHHTHNRLHNTHSSSHCNSTTHTETPPLSIKPPNQHQPPPFTPLEVSLNQRNAEKDANPVLPEVPMVTEENAWVTTEIGKGDQNSSSSSSETVVPVTVEVTEPQVEEQELIPPQEGGVAYYVDLHGHASKRGCFMYGNNLPDESQQVENMLYPRLIAVNSAHFDFLGCNFSEKNMYARDKRDGQSKEGSGRVAIHKAIGLLHSYTLECNYNTGKTMNTIPPACHDNGRATPPPPPSFPPKYTPEIFEQVGRAVAISALDMAECNPWPRLVLSEHSCLTNLRAWILKHVRNTKGLNSHIHAHPPPRIHHNGSKASPPKSFNNCLSGSASENALSRNRCNSHSSSSQTPSPKMHNSPSFTFGCPPPRSHIQHNSTHTGGRGGNKTLGPVRDPKPQEKRRPPHHRSILRSPGNSHTPSRPPLSPPSSSSSSSSSVCAAGSCPLPASVSMTGLSCPDFQAGGTSSASWSKMPFPMRPGRVGRGCRTLTITHSPTEARTETVKDLGPEHILSSIKFSKCELQPHMSRIPIRRAGSTETPPAHDSKTSPTSISPVSPGDKEESATMKVWKLLRPGLHRHLSLSGVSGKEGAMQLASKALMKKSPDRSLHYTGNTIIETAQETDETVQQVEEAPVVPLPETVNMCETVTLCGEA; encoded by the exons ATGGAGGCGCgctttggtaatattgtgttcAGCTCCAAGTTTGACTCAGGGAACCTGGCCCGTGTGGAGAAGGTGGACAAGGGCAGCTCCAGTCCTCCTACAGAAGTAGCTCCCAGTGGGAGTGCCCTCCCAGGGTCAAACCTAAGCCCTGACTATGAGTTTAATGTGTGGACGCAGCCAGATTGCGGCGGCACAGAACACGAGAATGGAAACAG ATCATGGTTTTACTTCAGTGTTCGGGGTGCTGCACCTGGGAAGATATTGAAAATCAATGTGATGAACATGAACAACCAGAGGAAGCTCTACAGTCAGGGCATGGCTCCTCTAGTACGCACTTTACCTGGCAAGAACCGGTGGGAAAGGATCCGGGACAGACCCACATGTGAG ATTGTAGATAACCAGTTCATCCTCTCGTTCACTCACCGGCTGTTGGAGACAAGAGGGGCGACCACCTACTTCTCCTTCTGCTTCCCGTTCTCTTATAGTGAGTGCCAGGACATGCTGCAGCAGTTTGACAAGAGCTACCCCAATGCTGCTGAACTCAGTCCgagcag TGCCGCGGACAGTGTGTATTATCATAGGGAGTTGCTGTGCCAATCTCTAGATGGCAATAGAGTGGACCTGCTCACTGTGACCAACTGCAACGGGATGCAAGAGGAGAGAGAACCCCGTCTGCCTAAGCTGTTTCCTGACACCAACACACCAAGACCACACCGCTTCCCCAGCAAAAGG gtgttTTTTCTCAGCAGTCGGGTGCACCCCGGGGAGACTCCATCATCCTTTGTGTTCAACGGTTTCCTCAACTTTATACTGAGAAGAGATGACCCTCGTGCTCATGTGCTGCGAAACATGTTTGTGTTCAAACTCATTCCCATGCTCAACCCAGACGGGGTCGTTCGTGGACACTACAG gACTGATTCTAGGGGTGTGAACTTGAACAGACAATACCTAAACCCCAGCCCCGAGCTGCACCCTTCCATCTATGCAGCCAAAACACTTCTGCtctaccaccacacacacaaccgCCTGCACAATACACACTCCAGCAGTCACTGTAACAGCACCACACACACGGAGACCCCGCCCCTAAGCATCAAACCCCCCAATCAGCATCAGCCCCCTCCCTTCACTCCCCTTGAAGTCAGCTTGAACCAACGAAATGCAGAGAAGGATGCAAATCCTGTGCTGCCAGAAGTTCCCATGGTGACGGAGGAAAACGCTTGGGTCACCACGGAGATTGGGAAAGGGGACCAGAACAGCTCATCAAGCTCCTCGGAGACTGTAGTTCCTGTTACTGTGGAGGTGACAGAACCACAGGTGGAGGAACAGGAGTTAATTCCACCACAGGAGGGAGGTGTGGCTTATTATGTGGATTTGCATGGCCACGCTTCTAAACGAGGATGCTTCATGTACGGAAATAACCTTCCTGACGAGAGCCAGCAG gtggAGAACATGCTGTATCCAAGGCTGATCGCTGTGAACTCGGCCCACTTTGATTTCCTGGGCTGTAACTTTTCAGAGAAAAACATGTACGCAAGAGACAAGAGAGATGGCCAGTCTAAAGAAGGCAGCGGGCGGGTAGCCATTCACAAGGCCATTGGGTTGCTTCACAG CTACACTTTGGAGTGCAACTACAACACAGGAAAAACCATGAACACCATCCCACCTGCTTGCCATGACAACGGACGGGCgaccccaccaccacctccatcaTTCCCTCCAAAATACACTCCAGAAATATTTGAACAG GTGGGGCGTGCAGTGGCTATCTCAGCCCTGGATATGGCCGAGTGTAACCCCTGGCCACGGCTGGTGCTGTCTGAGCACAGCTGCCTGACAAACCTTCGAGCTTGGATCCTCAAGCACGTCCGCAACACCAAAGGCCTGAACTCACACATCCACGCTCATCCTCCACCAAGAATACACCACAATGGCAGCAAGGCTTCACCGCCAAAGAGCTTCAACAA CTGTCTGTCTGGCTCAGCGTCAGAGAATGCACTCAGTCGCAATCGCTGCAACAGCCACAGTAGCAGTAGCCAGACACCCTCCCCGAAGATGCACAACTCCCCGAGCTTTACCTTTGGCTGCCCCCCACCCCGGAGTCACATACAGCACAACAGCACGCACACAGGTGGCCGTGGAGGCAACAAGACACTCGGGCCAGTCAGGG ACCCTAAGCCTCAGGAGAAGAGACGTCCCCCCCACCACCGCTCCATCCTACGGTCTCCCGGCAACAGCCATACACCCTCCCGCCCCCCACTCTcacccccttcctcctcctcctcctcgtcttcctctgtgtgtgcaGCGGGTTCCTGTCCCCTCCCGGCCTCCGTCAGTATGACAG GCCTCAGCTGCCCAGACTTCCAGGCTGGAGGAACCAGTTCAGCCAGTTGGTCCAAAATGCCGTTCCCCATGCGTCCTGGGCGTGTGGGGAGGGGTTGTCGGACTCTAACAATCACTCATAGCCCCACAGAGGCCCGCACAGAG ACTGTTAAAGACTTGGGGCCTGAACACATCCTTTCCTCCATCAAATTTAGCAA GTGTGAGCTGCAACCTCACATGAGCCGCATCCCCATCCGGAGGGCAGGCTCCACTGAAACCCCTCCTGcacatgacagtaaaacatccCCGACCAGCATTTCCCCAGTCTCACCTGGAGATAAGGAGGAGTCAGCCACCATGAAGGTCTGGAAGCTGCTTAGACCTGGTCTCCATCGACACCTGTCACTGTCAG GTGTATCTGGGAAAGAGGGTGCCATGCAGTTGGCCTCTAAAGCACTAATGAAGAAAAGCCCAGACAGGAGCCTCCACTACACAGGAAATACTATTATAGAAACTGCCCAAGAGACAGATGAAACAGTGCAACAG GTTGAGGAAGCTCCAGTGGTGCCCCTGCCTGAGACTGTGAACATGTGTGAGACAGTGACCCTATGTGGAGAAGCCTAG
- the ost4 gene encoding dolichyl-diphosphooligosaccharide--protein glycosyltransferase subunit 4, whose protein sequence is MVTDVQLAIFANMLGVSLFLLVVLYHYVAVNNPKKQE, encoded by the coding sequence ATGGTGACGGACGTGCAGCTGGCAATATTTGCCAACATGCTTGGCGTGTCATTGTTCCTGCTGGTTGTGTTGTATCACTATGTTGCTGTCAATAACCCCAAGAAGCAGGAGTAG